The Glycine soja cultivar W05 chromosome 3, ASM419377v2, whole genome shotgun sequence genome window below encodes:
- the LOC114406465 gene encoding ATP synthase subunit delta', mitochondrial-like, with translation MLRRATSSLLTGASRRRLSSDVPATPAADSAFAEAWKKVSPNIDPPKTPLAYMKPRPPTPSALPSKLTVNFVLPYSSQLAAKEVDMVIVPATTGQMGVLPGHVATIAELKPGVLSVHEGNDVTKYFVSSGFAFIHANSVADIIAVEAVPVDRIDANLVQKGLQDFTQKLNSATTDLEKAEAQIGVDVHSALNSALTG, from the exons ATGCTCCGCCGCGCAACCTCCTCCCTCCTCACCGGCGCCTCCCGCCGCCGCCTCTCCTCCGACGTGCCGGCGACCCCCGCCGCGGATTCCGCCTTCGCGGAGGCGTGGAAGAAAGTGAGCCCCAACATCGACCCGCCGAAGACGCCGCTGGCGTACATGAAGCCCCGACCACCCACTCCCTCGGCTCTCCCTTCCAAGCTCACAGTCAACTTCGTCTTGCCCTACTCTTCTCAATTGGCCGCAAAAGAg GTTGATATGGTCATTGTACCAGCAACAACTGGGCAGATGGGTGTTCTCCCAGGACATGTAGCAACAATTGCAGAGTTGAAACCTGGTGTCTTATCTGTACATGAAGGGAACGATGTGACCAAGTACTTTGTCAGCAGTGGCTTTGCATTCATCCATGCAAACTCTGTTGCTGATATAATAGCTGTTGAGGCTGTGCCGGTGGACCGAATTGATGCGAATCTAGTCCAGAAGGGTCTTCAAGATTTCACCCAGAAGCTGAACTCAGCCACAACTGATTTGGAGAAAGCTGAAGCTCAGATTGGGGTTGATGTCCATAGTGCTCTGAACTCTGCTCTTACAGGCTAA
- the LOC114406466 gene encoding FCS-Like Zinc finger 3-like has product MTTFPSPPSPSSSSSIPSPRSSMFYYAGSEDHSEEPHFLQACFLCRKPLGQNRDIFMYRGNTPFCSKECRQEQIEIDESKEKSWKLSSKRGVRQSETNQNSTPNKAVRTGTVAVA; this is encoded by the exons ATGACTACCTTTCCCTCCCCTCCTTcaccatcttcttcttcttcaattccTTCTCCAAGATCTAGCATGTTTTACTATGCTGGAAGTGAAGATCACTCTGAGGAGCCTCACTTCCTCCAAGCTTGTTTTCTTTGCAGAAAACCACTCGGCCAAAACCGTGACATCTTCATGTACAG AGGGAACACACCATTTTGTAGCAAAGAGTGCAGACAGGAGCAAATAGAGATTGATGAGTCAAAGGAGAAAAGTTGGAAGCTTTCTTCCAAAAGGGGTGTGAGACAATCagagaccaatcaaaattccacACCCAATAAGGCTGTAAGAACAGGCACAGTTGCAGTGGCCTAA
- the LOC114406467 gene encoding probable serine/threonine-protein kinase PBL19, protein MKCFYYFRDKSRSSKQRSAPELKDQEKLELSGPERVTKSSCSSASPRGILELYEEKGHNLRNFSFTELKRATSDFSSLLKIGEGGFGSVFKGSIKPVDGNGNSVLVAIKRLNKNALQGHKQWLTEVQFLGIVEHPNLVKLIGYCALDDERGIQRLLVYEYMPNKSLEFHLFNKAYDPLPWKTRLEIILGAAQGLSYLHEELEIQVIYRDFKASNVLLDENFKPKLSDFGLAREGPVAGDTHVSTAVMGTYGYAAPDYIETGHLTAKSDVWSFGVVLYEILTGRRSMERNRPKTEKKLLEWVKQYPPDSKRFDMIVDPRLQGEYSIKGARKIAKLAAHCLRKSAKDRPSMSQVVERLKQIILDSDEEQQPADDKSIEVSENDPVEAEDKTNQSGSTELWKKRMEHLAKLGESVESASRRRFMILQRANVSS, encoded by the exons ATGAAGTGCTTTTACTATTTCAGAGACAAATCTAGGAGCAGTAAGCAAAGGTCAGCACCTGAACTTAAAGACCAAGAAAAACTCGAGTTATCAGGACCTGAAAGGGTCACCAAGTCTTCATGCTCATCTGCATCGCCTCGCGGTATACTGGAACTGTATGAGGAGAAGGGTCACAATTTGAGGAACTTCTCCTTCACAGAGCTCAAGCGTGCAACGAGTGATTTCAGCAGCCTTCTTAAGATAGGAGAAGGTGGATTTGGAAGTGTGTTTAAAGGTTCAATCAAGCCTGTTGACGGGAATGGGAATTCTGTTTTAGTTGCCATCAAAAGGCTTAACAAAAATGCATTACAG GGCCATAAGCAATGGTTGACTGAAGTTCAGTTTCTTGGTATTGTGGAACACCCAAATCTTGTCAAGCTTATTGGATACTGTGCTTTGGATGATGAAAGAGGGATCCAAAGACTACTAGTGTATGAATACATGCCGAACAAAAGCTTAGAATTTCATCTTTTCAATAAAGCATATGATCCTCTTCCTTGGAAAACAAGACTTGAAATAATTCTTGGAGCAGCTCAAGGGTTATCTTATCTGCATGAAGAATTAGAAATTCAG GTGATATATCGAGATTTTAAAGCTTCAAATGTATTACTGGATGAAAACTTTAAGCCAAAGCTTTCTGATTTCGGACTTGCAAGGGAGGGACCAGTAGCTGGTGATACTCATGTTTCAACAGCT GTGATGGGGACATATGGTTATGCTGCCCCTGATTACATTGAGACAGGCCATCTCACTGCCAAGAGTGATGTGTGGAGTTTTGGGGTGGTGCTATATGAAATACTTACTGGCAGGCGTTCAATGGAAAGAAACAGGCCGAAAACGGAGAAGAAACTACTGGAGTGGGTGAAGCAATATCCTCctgatagcaaaaggtttgacatGATAGTGGATCCGCGACTTCAAGGAGAATATTCCATTAAAGGAGCACGAAAAATCGCCAAACTTGCAGCACATTGCCTGCGTAAGAGTGCGAAAGATCGGCCATCAATGAGTCAGGTGGTAGAGAGATTGAAGCAGATAATCCTAGATTCTGATGAAGAGCAGCAGCCTGCAGATGATAAAAGTATTGAGGTATCTGAAAATGATCCGGTTGAAGCTGAAGATAAGACAAATCAATCAGGCTCTACAGAGTTATGGAAAAAGAGGATGGAACATCTTGCAAAACTTGGTGAAAGTGTGGAGAGTGCTAGTAGAAGAAGATTTATGATCCTTCAGAGAGCCAATGTGTCTTCATAG